The following are encoded together in the Citrobacter arsenatis genome:
- a CDS encoding capsule biosynthesis GfcC D2 domain-containing protein, whose product MIKRVVMALLLSLNAASVFAAGSVKVFTSTGAEPKTLTGAEHLLDLVGQPRLSNSWWPGAVISEERATTEAERQQQALLARLAALGAEENGVDAAAINTLRQQIHALKVTGRQKINLDPDVVRVSERGNPPLQGNYTLWVGPQPTDITLFGLLSRPGKQPFVPGRDVASYLDGQSRLSGADRSFAWVIYPDGRTQKVPIAYWNKRHVEPMPGSIIFVGLSDAVWSSTPDEINADILRTLTQRIPE is encoded by the coding sequence ATGATCAAACGAGTTGTTATGGCGCTGCTGTTGAGCCTGAACGCCGCGTCTGTTTTTGCTGCGGGTAGCGTTAAGGTCTTTACCTCCACCGGCGCAGAGCCGAAAACGCTGACCGGGGCCGAACATCTGCTCGACCTGGTTGGACAGCCGCGATTGAGTAATAGCTGGTGGCCAGGCGCGGTTATCAGCGAAGAGCGGGCAACGACGGAGGCAGAGCGTCAGCAGCAGGCATTACTGGCTCGTCTGGCAGCGCTGGGTGCTGAAGAAAACGGTGTTGATGCCGCGGCTATCAACACGCTGCGCCAGCAAATTCACGCGCTGAAGGTGACCGGCAGACAGAAAATTAACCTTGACCCGGATGTGGTGCGCGTCAGCGAGCGAGGCAACCCGCCGTTGCAGGGCAATTACACGCTGTGGGTCGGACCGCAGCCAACGGATATCACGCTGTTTGGCCTGCTAAGCCGTCCGGGTAAACAACCGTTTGTGCCCGGGCGTGATGTTGCCAGCTATCTCGATGGGCAAAGTCGGCTTAGCGGTGCGGATCGTAGCTTCGCCTGGGTCATCTATCCCGACGGGCGCACGCAGAAAGTACCGATTGCTTACTGGAACAAACGTCACGTTGAGCCGATGCCCGGCAGCATCATTTTTGTCGGACTCTCTGATGCTGTCTGGAGCAGCACCCCGGATGAAATCAATGCTGATATTCTTCGCACCCTGACCCAGCGGATACCTGAATAA
- a CDS encoding YjbH domain-containing protein, producing MRKTYLLSLLALGVSVACHGETWPAPIGPSQSDFGGVGLLQTPTARMAREGEMSLNYRDNDQYRYYSASVQLFPWLETTLRYTDVRTKKYSSVESFSGDQTYKDKAFDLKLRLWEESYWMPQLAVGARDIGGTGLFDAEYIVANKAWGPFDFSLGLGWGYLGTSGNVSNPFCSYSDKFCHRDNSYKQAGSIDGSQMFHGPASLFGGVEYQTPWQPLRLKLEYEGNNYQQDFAGKLDQKSKFNVGAIYRVTDWADVNLSYERRNTFMFGFTLRTNFNDLRPNYNDNTRPKYQPQPQDAILQHSVVANQLTLLKYNAGLADPKIQVQGDTLYVTGEQVKYRDSREGIERANRIVMNSLPDGIRTIRITENRLNLPQVTTETDVSSLKRHLEGEPLGHETPLAQKRVEPVVPKTTEQGWYIDKSRFDFHIDPVLNQSVGGPENFYMYQLGVMGTADWWVTDHLLTTGSLFANLANNYDKFNYTNPPQDSHLPRVRTHVREYVQNDVYVNNLQANYFQSLGNGFYGQVYAGYLETMYGGAGAEVLYRPLDSNWAFGIDANYVKQRDWRSAQDMMKFTDYSVKTGHLTAYWNPSFAQDVLVKASVGQYLAGDKGGTLEIAKRFDSGVVVGGYATITDASPDEYGEGDFTKGVYVSVPLDLFSSGPTRSRAAIGWTPLTRDGGQQLGRKFGLYDMTSDRSVNFR from the coding sequence ATGAGAAAAACTTACCTGCTCAGCTTACTGGCGCTGGGCGTAAGCGTTGCCTGCCACGGTGAAACCTGGCCCGCGCCCATTGGGCCTTCGCAGTCCGATTTTGGCGGTGTGGGGCTGCTGCAAACGCCAACCGCACGCATGGCGCGCGAGGGCGAAATGAGCCTCAACTACCGCGATAACGATCAGTACCGCTACTACTCTGCGTCGGTGCAACTGTTCCCGTGGCTGGAAACCACGCTGCGCTATACCGATGTGCGTACCAAAAAATACAGCAGCGTCGAGTCGTTTTCAGGCGATCAGACATACAAGGATAAGGCGTTTGACCTCAAACTGCGGCTGTGGGAAGAGAGCTACTGGATGCCGCAGCTGGCCGTTGGCGCGCGCGATATCGGCGGAACTGGCCTGTTTGATGCGGAGTATATTGTGGCGAATAAAGCCTGGGGGCCGTTTGATTTCTCGCTTGGCCTGGGCTGGGGATATCTTGGCACCAGCGGTAACGTCAGTAATCCGTTTTGCTCATACAGCGATAAATTCTGTCATCGCGATAACAGCTACAAGCAGGCTGGTTCTATTGACGGCAGTCAGATGTTTCATGGTCCGGCATCATTGTTTGGCGGCGTGGAATATCAGACACCCTGGCAGCCGCTGCGCCTGAAACTGGAGTATGAAGGCAATAATTACCAGCAGGATTTTGCGGGCAAGCTGGATCAAAAGAGCAAGTTTAACGTCGGCGCTATCTATCGCGTCACCGATTGGGCCGACGTTAACCTCAGCTATGAGCGCAGGAACACCTTTATGTTTGGGTTCACGCTGCGGACTAACTTCAACGACTTGCGACCAAACTATAACGATAACACCCGTCCGAAGTATCAACCACAGCCGCAGGATGCGATTCTGCAACATTCGGTAGTGGCGAATCAGTTAACGCTGCTGAAATATAACGCCGGGCTGGCGGATCCCAAAATCCAGGTGCAGGGCGATACGCTGTATGTGACCGGCGAACAGGTGAAATATCGTGATTCGCGAGAAGGGATCGAACGCGCCAATCGGATCGTGATGAACTCCCTTCCCGACGGGATCCGCACGATCCGTATTACCGAAAATCGCCTTAACTTGCCGCAGGTTACGACCGAAACGGATGTTTCCAGCCTTAAGCGACACCTGGAAGGTGAGCCGTTGGGTCATGAAACCCCGCTGGCGCAAAAACGCGTTGAGCCTGTGGTGCCGAAAACGACCGAGCAGGGTTGGTATATTGATAAGTCTCGCTTTGATTTTCATATTGATCCGGTGCTCAATCAGTCGGTGGGCGGCCCGGAAAACTTCTATATGTACCAGTTGGGCGTGATGGGAACGGCGGATTGGTGGGTGACCGATCATCTGCTGACCACCGGGAGTTTGTTCGCCAACCTCGCCAATAACTATGACAAATTTAACTACACTAACCCGCCGCAGGATTCGCATTTACCACGCGTGCGTACCCATGTGCGCGAGTATGTGCAAAACGATGTCTACGTGAATAACCTGCAGGCCAACTACTTTCAGTCACTCGGAAACGGGTTCTATGGACAGGTTTACGCTGGTTACCTGGAGACCATGTACGGCGGGGCGGGGGCAGAAGTGCTGTATCGTCCGTTAGACAGCAACTGGGCGTTTGGCATTGACGCCAACTATGTGAAACAGCGTGACTGGCGTAGCGCGCAGGATATGATGAAATTCACCGACTACAGCGTGAAGACCGGGCATTTGACGGCTTACTGGAATCCTTCATTCGCCCAGGATGTACTGGTGAAAGCCAGCGTAGGCCAGTATCTGGCGGGAGATAAGGGGGGAACGCTGGAAATTGCCAAACGCTTCGACAGCGGAGTGGTGGTGGGCGGCTATGCGACCATCACCGACGCCTCGCCGGATGAGTACGGAGAGGGCGATTTTACCAAAGGGGTGTACGTTTCCGTACCGTTGGATCTGTTCTCGTCAGGCCCGACCCGCAGCCGTGCGGCGATTGGCTGGACGCCGTTGACGCGTGACGGTGGGCAGCAGCTTGGACGTAAGTTTGGTCTGTATGATATGACCAGCGATCGCAGCGTGAATTTCCGTTGA